CTCCATCGAGCGGTTTTAACCAAATCATACGCCTTCGTGCCGTTTCGCAAAGGTCTCACGTCGAACCGTCCGGTCGAGTCGCCGCGCTTCTCTCTCCTATCCGAATGAGGTAGTAGTCATTTGTGCAAGGGATACAATTTGGGGGATCTGATGTTAGTGCCCAGCCTGATCGAAGGATCCGGCGCACTGCCGGCCCAGAGCGACAAGGTCTACGGTGTCGGCGGCCAGCTTCTGGCGCTGCGCCTGCGCTTCCGGGCCAACTGCGGCGCATTGCAGCAAGTGCTGAGAATCCTCACGGAGGAGGACTTCGTTGCCCGCTACCACGAGCGGCCGACACGCGCGGATGAAGCCTTCCCGGAACTTCTGCAGAGCCATGGCTTCGCGCGGGAGTTCGGGAGCTACTTTTCGTCGTCGATCGCCCTGGGGACCTGCATCGACGGCATCCGCACGGCCTGGAAGGAGTCCGACCTGCTGATGCGTGAGGTAGGCAGCGACTTCGGCGACCCTCTCTTCGCCGACTGGGAACATGCGCGCCTGGCGCTGACCGGCTACCTCCACGCGATCGGACGCGGCGACTTCCTCGTCGCCCGGCTCCTGGACTGCCACAACGGACTGCGCGACCAGGCAGACGAGACCCGCGAAGACCTCAACGCCTACCTGGAGCAGTTACGCCACTGGGCCGGGATGTAGCGCCTGGCGTAAATCGGATCTGCGGTGAAAGCGATCAGGACGCGCAGCGCAAATCGGCGGCGCGGGCATGTCCCTCCATGCCTTCCAGGCGCGAGATGCGCGCGGTCGTCGCGGCGATTTCGCGGATGCCCTGCGCCGTCCCGCGCTGCCAGGTGACGGTCTTCATGAACTTGTGGACCGACAGCCCGCCCGTGTAACGCGCGGCGCCCGAGGTCGGCAGCACGTGGTTCGGTCCGGTACATTTGTCGCCCATGGAGACGGTCGTCTCGGCCCCCAGGAACAGCGAGCCGTAGGCGCGTAGCCGGCTGAGCCACCAGTCGAGGTCGGCCGCCTGGACGTGCAGATGTTCCGGCGCATAGCTGTCGGCCGCCTGCGCCATCGCCTCGCGGTCGCTGCAGAGCAGCACTTCGGCATGGTCGCGCCAGGCCGCTTCGGCATTGGCGCCGTTCAGCTCCGGCAGGGCCTCGATCAATTCCGGCGCCCGTTGCAGCACCGCCTCGGCCAGACCGCGGTCGGTGGTGGCCAGCCAGACCGGAGAGTTGGCGCCGTGCTCGGCCTGGCTGACCAGGTCCCAGGCAACGGTTTCCGCGTCCGCCGTCTCGTCCGCCAGCACCATGGAGTCGGTCGGACCCGCCACCATGTCGATGCCGACCCGCCCGAAGAGCAGGCGCTTGGATTCCGCGACGTACTGGTTGCCCGGCCCGACCAGGATATCGGCCGGCGGCAAGCCGAACAGGCCGAAGGCCATCGCCGCCACGCCCTGCACGCCGCCCAGGTTGAGGATCCTGTCGGCGCCGCAGAGCTTCATGGTGTAGAGGATCGCGGGCGGGATGCCGATGCCCGGCTGCGGCGGCGAACAGGCGAGAATGCGCTCGACGCCTGCGACCTTCGCCGTGGTGATGGTCATGATCGCCGAGGCGACGTGACTGTAGCGGCCGCCGGGCACGTAGCAGCCGGCGGTCTGGACGGGGATATGCTTCTGGCCTGCGAAGACGCCGGGTACGACCTCGATCTGGCATGGCGAAATGGTCGCCTTCTGCGCCTCGGCGAAACGGCGGATATTGCCGTGGGCGAAGCGGAGATCGGCCTTCAGATCTTCGGAGAGCTGAGACTCCGCCGCGGCGATCGTCTCCTCCGACACCAGGACATCGCCCTCCCAGCGGTCGAACCTCCGCGCGTAAGCCCGCGCGACCTCGTCGCCGCCCCGCTCGATTTCGTCGAGCAGGCCCTGCACCGTCTCGCGCAGGTCGCGCTCGGCCGTCTCCGTTGGCGCCGTTGCCTTCTTGAGGTATTCGATCGTCATCGTCGGTCTTTCGTTCCGGTCTCTAAGACTGCTTTTGGGGACTACTTCTGATCGGCCCGGCGAAACGCGCCCTGGACGATCCGGTCGATCACCATGGCAACGAACAGGATCGCGAAACCGCCGAGCAAACCGGGACCCTTCGCCGCGAACTGCAGAGCTTCCAGGATCACTTGACCGAGGCCGCCGCCGCCGATCAGCGAGATGATGACCACCATCGACAGACACATCAGAATGGTCTGATTGACCCCGGTCATGATCGAGGGCAGAGCGAGCGGTAGTTCGACATCCTTGAGGATCTGCCAGCGCGACGCACCGAATGCGCTCGCCGCCTCCTTGATACTCTCCGGCACCCCGCGTATGCCGAGCGCTGTCAGACGGATCACCGGCGGCATGCCGAAGATGATGGTGGCGAGAATGCCGGGCGGATTGCCGGTCCCGAAAAACGCGATGATCGGGATCAGATAGACGAAGGCCGGCAGCGTCTGCATCAGATCCAGCACCGGCTCGGCGAAGCGATAGGCGCGTTGGGACTTGCCGAACCAGATACCGAAGGGAATCCCGGCAATCACGCAGATGACGACCGCCGCCCCGACCAGCGCCACGGTTTCCATCGCGATTTCCCAATAGCCGAGAAAGGCGATATAGGCCAGGGCCGCGGCGGTGAAGATGGCAACGCGCGGCCCCGCCGAGCGCCAGGCGACGACGCAGATCACGGTCATCACCACCGGCCAGGGCGTGCCCATCAGGGCAAGCGAGATTGTGTCGAGAACACCGCGCACGGCCAGGACGATCGAGTCGAAAGCTCCGGCACCGCCGCGCGCCGCGGCATCGATCTGGGATTCGAGCCAGCGGGCCGAGAGCGTGTAGTGATCCGGATCGGCTGGAAAGGCCGTCAGCAAGGGCGAGACGTCTTCGACGGTGAAGCGGTAGATCGTCAGGGGGGCGACGGCCAAGGCCAGGACGATCCCCAGAACGACGTTGCGCGGCCGCACGCCCGAGAAGACGGAGTCCGGATCGATCCGCCAACGGGTGTACTGCTTCTCGTAGGCGATGTTGGCCCAGACGCCCTGAGCCACTTTGAGCACCAGCAGTAAGACCAGACCGGTCACCAGAATGCTCATGGCATCCGCCGCCGCGGCCGCCGCCGTCTCGCGGCTGCGCTCGGCCGCGCGCAGAAGGTTGCCGGCCAAGGTCTCGAAACGGGTCGGATCCTCGCCCGCCAGCCGCGCTGCCTCGGCGCGTTCGAGGAAATCCCCTGCGCGCGCTTCTTGACGCGCCGCCTGAGCCAGGTTGTCCGCCCCCAGTTCTCCCCAGGTCCCGCGCCCGATCTGCACCCAGGCGATGATTTCCAGGATCAAAAAGCCCCAGAAGAAACCCCAGACACCGCGCCCGGCGGCCCAGATCGGGCCCAGGAGGGCGGCAGCCCAGTTGAAGGTCAGCGGAATACCCCGCGTGGTGTCGTGAATACGGTGAAAGGCGCGGGCGTAATAGGCCGTACTGCGCTCGACGAAGCTGGCGATTGAGGCGTCGAGTTCGGCGTGATCCACCTTGACGTCGGCGACGGCGGAGATGGCAGGCGGCTCCGGCGAAGTCTGGGGTTTCATCCGCTTCCTCCCTGAATACCACGCAGCAAGGTGGCCTTCGTAATGACGCCGACGTCGTTGCCGCCATCGGTGACGATGACGGGAGACTCGCCGGCGACCGAGAGATCGATCAGCGTGTCGAGATCGGTGTTGCCGTCGGCCCGGGGCGCGCCGTTGAGCGCGATCCGCTCGGCCTCGGACAAGGGCTCCATGATGGTGTGCGCCCGCACCAGTTTGAGCCGGGAGATGCCTTGCACGAACTCACGCACATAGTCGTCGGCGGGATGGGTGACGATTTCCTCGGGCGTGCCGATCTGGACGATGACGCCGTCCTTCATGATCGCGATGCGGTCGCCGATGCGGATCGCCTCGTCGAGATCGTGGGTGATGAAAAGGGTCGTCTTCTTCAGCTGGTCCACCAGCAGCTTGAACTGGTCCTGCAACTGCAGTCGGATCAGCGGGTCGAGCGCGGAGAAGGGCTCGTCCATCAAGAGAATCTCGGGGTCGGAGGCCAAGGCCCGTGCGATCCCGACCCGCTGCTGCATTCCGCCCGAGAGCTCCTGAGGCAGCCGGTCCTCGTAGCCCTCCAGGTTCACCAGCCCGAGCGTGTGATCGGAGACCGCCCAGCGGCGCGACTTGGGCACACCCTGCACTTCCAGCGGATAGGCGACATTGTCGCGAACGGAGCGATGCGGCATCAGCGCCATATGCTGGAAAACCATGCCGATGTGCCGGGCACGCATCTCGCGCAGCGCCGGCGGCGCCATCGCGCCAACCTCCTGACCGAGCACCCTGATCGTGCCGGCACTCGGCTCGATCAAGCGGTTGACGTGGCGCACCAGCGTCGACTTGCCGGACCCGGACAGGCCCATGATGCAGAAGATCTCACCGCGCGCGACCGAGAAGTTCGCGTCGCGCACGCCGATCACGGTCCCGAAGCGGTCGAGCGCCTCGGACTTGGAAATGCCATCGGCCTTCGCTGCGGCGATCGTCTCCGCAGCCTGAGTCCCGAATACTTTCCAAACGCCGGAAAGCTCGACAACCGGTTCCGTCATACTCACGGTCCCTACCTTTTCTGACCCTGCGAGAGTGTGACCCAGTGAAATCCTGACTCGGCGAGATCCGGACTCAGCGAGACTGCCGCACCACGAGGCGTGCAGCCGCCGACGGAGCCGGCAGCCGCACGATCGTCACGAGGTCGAGGACTCACATGAGGTCAACGGATGACTCGGTCAGCGGATCATTCGGTCAGCCAGCCGAGAACGACGTCTTCGTTCTCATCGACCCATTGACGGGCGAAGACGGCGGGGTCCATGTCCTCGAGGGTCAGGGCATACCCCATCTCGCTGAGCGCCTCCGACGGCATCTTGTAGGCGTCGAGCATGGCCGCAACCTCCGGGAATTCCTCCTGGATGCTGGCTGCGTAGTGCAGGTGGAGCGTCGCCCCCTTCCAGGCCGTCGAAGCCTCCGACTTCTCGAGCCAGGCCGGATCGTCGGTCGGCTGGATGATGGTCCAGGTGTCCGGATCGTGTTCCGGCTCCTCCAGGAAGGTCAGATCGTAGGCGACGAAGATGAAGTGCGGGTCGTAGCAGAAGCCGAGCCAGGGCTCTCCGGCATCGACGGCGGTCCCCAGCGCACCCCAGGCGACGGTTCCGTCGTACTCCTGCAGATCCAGCACCTCGTCGTAACCGTAGGACTTGGCCCGGATGCGCTCGATGGCCGTGGAGGCCCAGCCCGGCGCACCGATCCAGATCTCGGGCCGTCCGTTGCCGTCCTTGTCGAAGATCGCCATCTTTTCCGGATCGGTCAGATCCTCGATCGAGCGGATATCGTACTCCTCGACGACATAGCTCGGCACGCACATCCCCTGCACGGCCTGGACCGGGTTGTCGTTCATTATAACCGACTGACTTTCCTTCACGTAGCGATCGTGCAGGTTCTGCTGGTTCGGCATCCAGACCTCGGGATGCAGATGCATCGAGCCCTGGTCCATGGCCTCGAAGATGATCGGATTGGTACCGTTCTGCAGCTGCACGTCGAGGCCGAAGTTCTCCTCGATCACGAGCTTCAAAACGTTGGCGGTCGCGCTGGCCGCAGGCCAGTTGGGAACGCCCAGAACCAGATCGGCGGCTGAAGCCCCAGGGGCGGCCGTCGACAGGGACGCCATGCTGAAAACGCCTGCCGCAAGGGCAAGACGGGTGGTTGACTTGATCACGTTGCAAACTCCCTGTTCTTTCGGCCGACTGATTTCGCTGATATCGCCGGGCCCGGCCGAAGCACGGCGTTTTGGTTCTTCCAGCCGTCGGCGATCGCCGCGGCCAGCACGTCTATCGCGTCGAGAATCGGTACGGCCCTCGGTAGGCCATCGGCGATCACCGAAATCTCGGTGCAGGCGATGGCAAGCGCGTCGGCCCCCTCGGCGATCAGTGAGACGGAGATTTCCGCCAGAGCCGCCCGCTCGGGCGCGCCCGCGTCGCCGCGCTTGACGGCGCGGATGATCTCCATCACCTCGGCCTGCCGCTGTGGGAAAATCTCCTCGATGCCCCGGTCGGCCAGAGCCTCTCTGTAGAGACCGGTGATCTGCACCGCGGTCGAAGCGAGCATACCGACCCGCTTCGGTCTCGGCGCGAGCGCGGCGAGCCGCGCGGCCGTCAGCCCGACCATGTCGAGCAAAGGAACCTCGCCGGCCGCAGCGCGGATCTCGGGCAGGTAGGCGTGAGCCGTGTTGCAGGGCATGGCAAGCGCCGTCGCACCCATGGCGACCAGCCGTGCGGCCATCGCGGCCAGAACCGGCCCCGGGCTTTCGCCGGTTCCCTCTATCAGCGCCTTGATGCGCGAGGGAACCTGACTGTTGCAGTCGACCAGCAGCGGCACGTGATCGCTGTCGTCCTGCGCCGGCGTCGCGGCGAGCACGCGCGACATCAGCAGGACGGTGGCCTCGGGCCCCATGCCGCCGAGAATACCGACTGGAGACTTGCTGGCCGGCGACTGAGCGGCGACAGGGAACGACGGCTTGTCCATCAAGCCGCGCTCCTGTCCGCAAGCGTCTGAGCGCAGGTGGCGATGATATCGCCGATCTGCGCGCAGTCTTCGAGCGAGAAGGTCAAGGGAATGCGCATGTCGAAGAGCCCGGAGAGGACGGCATCCGTCTGCGGCAGCGACTGCGGCTCGAGGTAGCGCCAACTCTTATGGGTGCTGGTGAAGGCCACCGGCTCCTCGTCGCCGAACCACTTCAACTCCACGCCGAGCGCCCCGGTGGCGGCGAGAAAGGTGCGCGCCGCCGCTTCCGAAATGCCCGGAACGAGAAACTGGATCGAGCTGCCGACGTAGCGCTCCTCGGGCGGGCGGACCGGGACCTCCAGACTGTTGACGCTGCGCAGTTTGCGCTCGACCGCGCGGTAGCGCTCGTTCCAGCGCGCGCAGTTGGCATCCAGACCGGCGAGCTGCGGCCGCAAGACCGCGGCACGCAGATTGTCCATCCGTCCGGACCAGTTCGGCGTCTCCAGGCGAACATCGGCGAAGGCCTCCGGCCCCGGCGCGGCGCCATGCCGTTCGTACTGCATGTAGGACCCGGACAGCACGATGGCGCGGGCCATGAAGTCTGGATCGTCGGAGGTCAGAAACCCGCCTTCGCCCGAGTTCAGATGTTTGTAGGTCTGGGTGCTGAAGCACCCGGCCAAGCCGAAGTTTCCGCTGTTGCGACCGCGCCACTGCGCACCCATCGTGTGGGCGCAGTCCTCGATCACGGTGACCCCATGAGCTTCGGCGAAGGCCATAAGCCGGTCCATGTCGGCCAGATGGCCGCGCATATGAGACAGCAACAGGAAACGCGCGCCGCTGTCCGCGTGTTTACGCGCGAGGTCATCGAGATCGAGGACCAGGTCCCGCGTGATCTCCACGAAGACCGGCGCTCCGCCGGCATTGACGATGGCCCCCGGCACGGGCGCCAGGGTGAAGGCGTTGGTGAGCACCGCTTCGCCAGCCCGCAGTCCGGCCGCTTTCAGCGCGATCTGCATGGCATAACCGCCGGACGCGCAGGCCAGGCAGTAGCGGCTGCCCTGATAGTCGGCATAGTCGCGCTCGAGACGCGATGCTTCCGACAGCTCGTCGCCGAGCGTATTGTAGCGATGCAGCCGACCGGACCGGAGGACCTCGACCGCGGCCGCGATGGCCTCTTCACCAATCGGCTCTTGCTGGGTGAAGCTACCGGTAAAGGCTCCCGGAGCGCCCTGTGGCAAGTGTCGAGAGGACATCGCCCCGCCTTCCTTCGCCGCTACTGCGCCGCGATCGGCTCGGACAGCGGTGCGTAATCGAACGCCATCGTATAACCGAACAACGCGGCTGATCCCCCAGTATGCAGGAAGACGATGCGTTCGCCTTGTTCAAAATGCCCCTTGCGGATGAGATCTATGAGACCGGCTGCACCTTTAGCGGAATAAACCGGGTCGAGCAGGATGCCCTCGAGCTGGGCGAACATCTCGATGGCCTCGATCGTCCCGGGGGTCGGAATGCCGTAGCCCTCGCCCACGTAATCGGTGTTGGCCACGACGTCCTCGCGCGTCACGACGCCCGAACAGCCGAGTTTTTC
The window above is part of the Algihabitans albus genome. Proteins encoded here:
- the hisD gene encoding histidinol dehydrogenase, with protein sequence MTIEYLKKATAPTETAERDLRETVQGLLDEIERGGDEVARAYARRFDRWEGDVLVSEETIAAAESQLSEDLKADLRFAHGNIRRFAEAQKATISPCQIEVVPGVFAGQKHIPVQTAGCYVPGGRYSHVASAIMTITTAKVAGVERILACSPPQPGIGIPPAILYTMKLCGADRILNLGGVQGVAAMAFGLFGLPPADILVGPGNQYVAESKRLLFGRVGIDMVAGPTDSMVLADETADAETVAWDLVSQAEHGANSPVWLATTDRGLAEAVLQRAPELIEALPELNGANAEAAWRDHAEVLLCSDREAMAQAADSYAPEHLHVQAADLDWWLSRLRAYGSLFLGAETTVSMGDKCTGPNHVLPTSGAARYTGGLSVHKFMKTVTWQRGTAQGIREIAATTARISRLEGMEGHARAADLRCAS
- a CDS encoding ABC transporter permease, with product MKPQTSPEPPAISAVADVKVDHAELDASIASFVERSTAYYARAFHRIHDTTRGIPLTFNWAAALLGPIWAAGRGVWGFFWGFLILEIIAWVQIGRGTWGELGADNLAQAARQEARAGDFLERAEAARLAGEDPTRFETLAGNLLRAAERSRETAAAAAADAMSILVTGLVLLLVLKVAQGVWANIAYEKQYTRWRIDPDSVFSGVRPRNVVLGIVLALAVAPLTIYRFTVEDVSPLLTAFPADPDHYTLSARWLESQIDAAARGGAGAFDSIVLAVRGVLDTISLALMGTPWPVVMTVICVVAWRSAGPRVAIFTAAALAYIAFLGYWEIAMETVALVGAAVVICVIAGIPFGIWFGKSQRAYRFAEPVLDLMQTLPAFVYLIPIIAFFGTGNPPGILATIIFGMPPVIRLTALGIRGVPESIKEAASAFGASRWQILKDVELPLALPSIMTGVNQTILMCLSMVVIISLIGGGGLGQVILEALQFAAKGPGLLGGFAILFVAMVIDRIVQGAFRRADQK
- a CDS encoding quaternary amine ABC transporter ATP-binding protein; its protein translation is MTEPVVELSGVWKVFGTQAAETIAAAKADGISKSEALDRFGTVIGVRDANFSVARGEIFCIMGLSGSGKSTLVRHVNRLIEPSAGTIRVLGQEVGAMAPPALREMRARHIGMVFQHMALMPHRSVRDNVAYPLEVQGVPKSRRWAVSDHTLGLVNLEGYEDRLPQELSGGMQQRVGIARALASDPEILLMDEPFSALDPLIRLQLQDQFKLLVDQLKKTTLFITHDLDEAIRIGDRIAIMKDGVIVQIGTPEEIVTHPADDYVREFVQGISRLKLVRAHTIMEPLSEAERIALNGAPRADGNTDLDTLIDLSVAGESPVIVTDGGNDVGVITKATLLRGIQGGSG
- a CDS encoding ABC transporter substrate-binding protein; translated protein: MIKSTTRLALAAGVFSMASLSTAAPGASAADLVLGVPNWPAASATANVLKLVIEENFGLDVQLQNGTNPIIFEAMDQGSMHLHPEVWMPNQQNLHDRYVKESQSVIMNDNPVQAVQGMCVPSYVVEEYDIRSIEDLTDPEKMAIFDKDGNGRPEIWIGAPGWASTAIERIRAKSYGYDEVLDLQEYDGTVAWGALGTAVDAGEPWLGFCYDPHFIFVAYDLTFLEEPEHDPDTWTIIQPTDDPAWLEKSEASTAWKGATLHLHYAASIQEEFPEVAAMLDAYKMPSEALSEMGYALTLEDMDPAVFARQWVDENEDVVLGWLTE
- the cuyB gene encoding cysteate racemase codes for the protein MDKPSFPVAAQSPASKSPVGILGGMGPEATVLLMSRVLAATPAQDDSDHVPLLVDCNSQVPSRIKALIEGTGESPGPVLAAMAARLVAMGATALAMPCNTAHAYLPEIRAAAGEVPLLDMVGLTAARLAALAPRPKRVGMLASTAVQITGLYREALADRGIEEIFPQRQAEVMEIIRAVKRGDAGAPERAALAEISVSLIAEGADALAIACTEISVIADGLPRAVPILDAIDVLAAAIADGWKNQNAVLRPGPAISAKSVGRKNREFAT
- a CDS encoding DegT/DnrJ/EryC1/StrS family aminotransferase — translated: MSSRHLPQGAPGAFTGSFTQQEPIGEEAIAAAVEVLRSGRLHRYNTLGDELSEASRLERDYADYQGSRYCLACASGGYAMQIALKAAGLRAGEAVLTNAFTLAPVPGAIVNAGGAPVFVEITRDLVLDLDDLARKHADSGARFLLLSHMRGHLADMDRLMAFAEAHGVTVIEDCAHTMGAQWRGRNSGNFGLAGCFSTQTYKHLNSGEGGFLTSDDPDFMARAIVLSGSYMQYERHGAAPGPEAFADVRLETPNWSGRMDNLRAAVLRPQLAGLDANCARWNERYRAVERKLRSVNSLEVPVRPPEERYVGSSIQFLVPGISEAAARTFLAATGALGVELKWFGDEEPVAFTSTHKSWRYLEPQSLPQTDAVLSGLFDMRIPLTFSLEDCAQIGDIIATCAQTLADRSAA